Proteins from a genomic interval of Gadus morhua chromosome 21, gadMor3.0, whole genome shotgun sequence:
- the LOC115534470 gene encoding uncharacterized protein LOC115534470: MPVEKRNSRRVSLAPATDVLLFSNNGSPVRKPLQDLSAAINPDNRNPIGVVEKGKQPIADMENLLYAPLQISKQRKEVSMVTHDAEDLYGEKTMFSADDADIDVTHSQTVMITNDSDLPYQDGVMLPTCANIDFFMSMDRKKAEPCTLPTISSSSVRHFDLEFEKPLANFSKQSLPKDNYMLDKVGQSVSIQSKDVHCPDDSSQNDSKVTGPPEGWSPNHSGSRENLGDHFKNRLHGLTAGTIPNFTSTFSRSMFSLDGKVTRVSDLNDQLDASQNDVKSTPLSVNKNSPGNANAFSASPESATMQKNDGSDLSQENCSLSCGLESAPCITAAVDGVDDTSSTKSRRLSLADLRFKIRRMSRLLDEPTERIAVDVCDAPLSQPKSASDGISDKTHLTALQHNPETQTTDNADYTQPEQSAEEQQPCVTGPLKLNRRSLSSRLSMGNLLPKRPRRSCRSPGREHDYEVDTHQLSSGMSDNIVDEVLPNISSEEDTSMVNENPQSTNEDGSSLHGRHLQGTSEEVVWELLPGHPSDSQCEKTSPVDGEDMMAAEKRRRISSESNIETPNQSPEKGKCIGTFPLTPAVMAKAKDVSKRSTSQLRSETTFESTLKQSLFESQLEGHMDYTNDFQKNVEDESITVSEFFQLLNIDFVIHNPRQSILPGKLASHLGHTPENLLKNRHIHHPKQMVYEAEHKNLAEKVERLKARMKDQARLLHTVNQPLWEELKCFSEDELKIFGSKMKERIYFFQKRSKAQSHEMKEALYSNLLQANLEERQRLRGKTEEADGMLKSLDDCIQELETELAAVEENGSGLEKVTIEIAEKERQMCEMEVQKKCNVDQVKRLQAEIQDLNGHFTLLHRLNEWKLAERRADYDVYSFLYGSLLLEVVFDTGAGEGRDERNILDINFKLELDEEKSECHARLVHSLVSEYTSGQSHWVGKYLSSRCVPKLLHDVALVVSRLRLLGEEVRRLRDWGSVTFKISDIRCVGKRVHIVFSSLEAMVEFELSLAVTMAYPCSPLQLQDFKNHIGSTSVRRLEEIVSSVSPDKNYLTRIVKAIHAAVHS; this comes from the exons ATGCCTGTGGAAAAGAGGAATTCAAGAAGGGTCAGTTTAGCTCCTGCAACTGATGTTCTGCTATTTTCAAA TAACGGCTCACCGGTCCGAAAACCTCTACAAGATCTAAGTG CCGCAATTAATCCTGACAACAG AAACCCTATAGGTGTCGTTGAAAAGGGGAAACAACCAATCGCTG ACATGGAGAACTTGTTGTACGCTCCTTTGCAAATTTCCAAACAAAGAAAG GAGGTATCTATGGTCACCCATGATGCAGAAGATCTCTATGGAGAGAAGACGATGTTTTCTGCCGATGATGCCGACATAGATGTTACACACAGTCAAACTGTTATGATTACCAATGATTCAGACTTGCCCTATCAAGATGGTGTGATGCTCCCTACCTGTGCGAACATCGATTTCTTTATGTCCATGGACAGGAAAAAAGCTGAGCCATGTACTTTGCCTACAATCTCTTCCTCGTCAGTGCGCCATTTTGATCTGGAATTTGAAAAACCCCTAGCCAACTTTTCTAAGCAGAGTTTGCCCAAGGACAATTATATGCTAGACAAAGTGGGACAAAGTGTTTCGATTCAATCAAAGGATGTCCATTGTCCAGATGATTCCTCTCAAAACGACTCAAAGGTGACTGGACCACCTGAAGGCTGGTCTCCCAATCACTCTGGAAGTCGAGAAAACCTTGGTGACCATTTTAAGAACAGATTACATGGATTGACTGCTGGAACTATTCCTAACTTTACCTCTACCTTTTCTAGATCCATGTTTTCATTAGATGGCAAAGTCACCAGAGTGTCTGACCTCAACGATCAATTGGATGCATCACAAAATGATGTGAAATCTACACCACTTTCAGTGAATAAGAATAGCCCTGGGAATGCTAATGCATTTAGTGCATCACCTGAATCAGCGACAATGCAAAAGAACGATGGTTCTGACCTCAGCCAAGAAAACTGTTCTTTGTCATGTGGATTAGAAAGCGCCCCATGCATTACAGCTGCAGTTGATGGAGTTGATGATACCTCTTCTACCAAGTCTAGACGATTGAGTTTGGCGGATCTACGATTTAAAATAAGGCGCATGAGCCGCCTGCTCGATGAACCCACAGAGAGGATTGCTGTAGACGTTTGCGATGCACCCTTGTCTCAACCCAAATCGGCCTCAGACGGAATCTCTGATAAAACCCACTTGACTGCCCTACAACATAATCCTGAAACACAGACGACAGACAATGCAGACTATACACAACCAGAACAGTCCGCTGAAGAGCAACAACCCTGTGTAACTGGTCCTCTGAAGTTGAATAGAAGAAGCCTCTCATCCAGACTGTCAATGGGAAACCTTTTGCCCAAACGCCCACGCAGAAGTTGCAGGTCGCCTGGGAGAGAACACGATTACGAAGTAGACACACATCAGCTGAGCAGCGGCATGAGTGACAACATTGTCGATGAAGTTCTTCCTAACATCAGCAGTGAAGAGGATACGTCTATGGTCAACGAGAATCCACAATCCACCAATGAAGATGGTAGTTCACTTCATGGGCGACACTTGCAAGGTACGTCAGAGGAAGTAGTATGGGAACTGTTGCCTGGTCATCCAAGTGACTCTCAGTGCGAGAAAACTTCACCAGTAGATGGCGAAGACATGATGGCGGCAGAAAAAAGGAGGAGGATCTCTTCGGAAAGCAACATAGAAACG CCGAACCAGTCCCCAGAGAAAGGAAAGTGTATTGGCACATTTCCTTTGACTCCAGCAGTCATGGCCAAGGCTAAAGATGTATCTAAGCGTAGCACATCCCAGCTCAGATCTGAAACAACATTTGAATCAA CTCTCAAACAAAGCTTGTTTGAATCCCAGCTTGAAGGCCATATGGACTAtaccaatgatttccagaag AACGTTGAGGATGAAAGCATAACGGTATCTGAGTTCTTTCAACTCCTAAACATCGATTTTGTCATTCACAATCCTCGACAGAGCATCCTTCCGGGCAAG CTTGCGTCCCATCTGGGCCACACGCCAGAGAACCTGCTGAAGAACCGGCACATTCACCATCCCAAGCAGATGGTGTATGAGGCTGAGCACAAGAACCTTGCAGAGAAGGTTGAGAG GTTAAAGGCTCGAATGAAGGACCAAGCAAGACTTTTACACACTGTCAACCAACCTCTTTGGGAAGAGTTGAAATGTTTTTCAGAGGATGAA CTGAAAATATTTGGTTCGAAGATGAAGGAGAGAATTTACTTTTTCCAGAAAAGAAGCAAGGCTCAGTCGCATGAAATGAAAGAGGCTCTATATTCAAATCTCCTACAGGCTAATCTG GAGGAACGGCAGAGGTTGCGAGGGAAGACGGAGGAAGCAGACGGGATGCTGAAAAGTTTGGACGACTGCATCCAGGAACTAGAAACAG AACTTGCAGCAGTTGAAGAAAACGGTTCAG GATTGGAGAAAGTCACAATAGAGATTGCTGAAAAGGAAAG ACAAATGTGTGAAATGGAAGTGCAGAAGAAGTGCAACGTGGACCAGGTGAAAAGGCTTCAAGCGGAGATTCAGGATTTGAATGGCCATTTCACACTGCTGCACAG GCTGAATGAGTGGAAGCTGGCAGAGAGAAGGGCCGACTATGACGTCTACTCCTTCCTCTATGGATCGCTGCTTTTAGAAGTGGTCTTTGATACAGGCGCCG GTGAAGGACGCGATGAGAGGAATATCTTGGACATCAATTTCAAGCTGGAATTAGATG AGGAGAAGTCGGAGTGCCATGCCCGTCTTGTTCACTCACTCGTGTCAGAGTACACCAGCGGACAAAGCCACTGGGTGGGAAAATATCTTAGCAGTCGATGCGTCCCTAAG ctgctgcATGACGTGGCCCTGGTGGTGAGCCGCCTCCGGCTGCTGGGCGAGGAGGTGCGGCGCCTGAGGGACTGGGGATCTGTGACGTTCAAGATCTCGGACATCCGCTGTGTGGGCAAGCG TGTTCACATCGTCTTCAGCAGCCTGGAGGCCATGGTTGAGTTTGAGTTGTCACTGGCAGTCACGATGGCCTACCCCTGTTCTCCACTCCAATTGCAGGACTTCAAAAATCATATTGGATCGACTAG CGTACGCCGCCTTGAAGAAATTGTGTCATCAGTATCTCCAGACAAAAACTACCTGACCAGAATTGTCAAGGCTATTCATGCTGCGGTGCATTCATGA